The following is a genomic window from Clostridium fungisolvens.
CTGAGCGAGCTCATTTCAAGTATTGCTTCCATAGACCTTGATTCATGTTTATACCTTGATATTTTAAGAAGTGCCCGTAATACTCCATTATCTATTTGAGCTTCACCTCTATCATTTATGAGATAAGGGGTTTTGCGCTCCAGGAGTGAACGTAAAAGCATGGCTCTGCGAATTACAAATAATTGATCCCAATGTTCATCTGTTTGATTTGGCCCTAAGATATTCACATAACCCCTTAGCCTGCTTATAAAATCCGGCCCCTTCCTACTTTGGAATTCTTTAAAAAATAGCTTATATTCCATTTCATCATTAATATCTTCTCCGCTGAATTCTTTAAAGGTACTGCTTGTGCCTCCTGCAAATACAAAAATCGCTTTACCAATGGGGTGTATAGAGTCGCCTTCTCTGAACACCCCGTCCTGCATAGGTGCTAAGAAATACTTGAGCCAGCCTAATCTACCTTCAAGGTAAGAATCAAATTCATCAAAAAATACAAGTGGAAGCTTTCCTTTCAGGGAAAAATCTCTTACCCTATGAAAAGCTGCTATCAAATCTGAAAGAGACTGAAATTGAGACAAATTAAAATTTAATTTTTCAATCAATGCTGGTGCGATGCTTGAAGCAACCTCCGAAACTCCAAAGGATTTTCCTGATCCAGGTGTTCCAAAAACAGCGATAGAAAGCGGTCGAACTATGCTTTTTGCTGAAACGTATTCTGAAATTAGATTTTTAATACTTCTATACCCCTCAATTTCTGCCCTATCTACAGTTTTCAAATTACCAAAAGTTGCTATCGGAATAAATTTAAGTGCACTTTTTTCACCATTCTTAACAATATCATAGGCTATTTCAGCCAAACTAGTTGAACTTTTATCTTTAATAATATACCAGCATGCCTGACAGTTTGGATTATTTGTATTTCGTATTGGTACTTCCTGTATGTGTTCTTTGAAAATAAAATCATTTTCGCTTTCAGTAAATATTGATGGGTTAGGAAAAGTACTTTCATTGACATTAATCCCAAAACCATAAATGAAGTATTTTTGGGCAGCAACCATTCCTTCTCGAATTCCTTCATCTATACTTCTGCTAAAGCTCTCATTATTAGCTATTGCCCGAGTAATAGACTTTGCTAAACCTGCCACAAAACTTGAGGTCAATCCATACATTTTACCTTGGTTTTCTTTGATAAATCCCCCCTCAAACTCGTAGGTTAAGAAGTATAAATGAGATTCTATGCCTTCTTGCTTTTTATAGTAAATAGCTCCTTCAAGACCAAAAGGCACAATAAGATGCTGACAGTTAGCGAGAAAGCAA
Proteins encoded in this region:
- a CDS encoding RyR domain-containing protein; this translates as MENRKIKIAVSGDVCINLLQWRTHEQCNRELSWRYYPHVHSAFKPGDAVLLSKLTAISTGATVLSQKIQNIEESLNEETLLSTVELELFPVDSEEKNNHKVYRVNQFMGFTGPTKSIPKQFSIEDDDENADLVIIDDENNGFNTNEEFWPLALKSHNKSPIIIYKMNNPNCSSMLWNHIEEFHIENTIVVINGDDLRSKGVNISKGLSWERTSLDFVWQMNNNPNLCFLANCQHLIVPFGLEGAIYYKKQEGIESHLYFLTYEFEGGFIKENQGKMYGLTSSFVAGLAKSITRAIANNESFSRSIDEGIREGMVAAQKYFIYGFGINVNESTFPNPSIFTESENDFIFKEHIQEVPIRNTNNPNCQACWYIIKDKSSTSLAEIAYDIVKNGEKSALKFIPIATFGNLKTVDRAEIEGYRSIKNLISEYVSAKSIVRPLSIAVFGTPGSGKSFGVSEVASSIAPALIEKLNFNLSQFQSLSDLIAAFHRVRDFSLKGKLPLVFFDEFDSYLEGRLGWLKYFLAPMQDGVFREGDSIHPIGKAIFVFAGGTSSTFKEFSGEDINDEMEYKLFFKEFQSRKGPDFISRLRGYVNILGPNQTDEHWDQLFVIRRAMLLRSLLERKTPYLINDRGEAQIDNGVLRALLKISRYKHESRSMEAILEMSSLSGAKKWEQSHLPSKEQLILHVDAEQFLRLLMQDAFFSEKIEKLAMDLYHTHKEIYKDTLKSGLTCMQPWEDIDEEFKNSIRDRVRYIPNALNKINYDIMSVKEKPEIIEFTERELDILAEYEHKRWSLQKKDEGWKYGDKLEEKRRTHPSLVPWDNLGLDEKNNIISYIKAWPEILANSNFKIERLKYLCYCESQGYVKGSMQ